A single region of the Pseudomonas granadensis genome encodes:
- a CDS encoding efflux RND transporter periplasmic adaptor subunit, with product MAGPGLKVLMALSAMVLLTACGDKKPAQEYLPRVFVQEVKPQNYAAAVTLTGDVQARVQTQLSFRVGGKIIQRMVDVGDRVTAKQVLAKLDPKDLQTNVDSAQAQVLAEQARVKQAAAAFVRQQKLLPKGYTSQSEYDSAQAALRSSQSALSAAQAQLANAKDQLSYTALIADAPGVITERQAEVGQVVQATAPIFSLARDGDRDAVFNVYESLLAERPADNSIVVSLLDNPEIKTTGTVREITPAVSAQSGTVQVKVSLDKLPPGMQLGSVVSATAKGAGKSAVELPWSALTKNISEPAVWMVDDKGEAQLHTVTVGRYLTGKVIISEGLKGGEKVIVAGGQLLHPGMKVEIAENTYKDLQPGAQP from the coding sequence ATGGCGGGTCCCGGATTGAAAGTGCTGATGGCGTTGAGCGCCATGGTCTTGCTCACCGCTTGCGGCGACAAGAAACCCGCTCAGGAATACTTGCCACGGGTCTTTGTGCAAGAGGTCAAGCCCCAGAATTATGCGGCAGCGGTGACCCTCACCGGTGACGTGCAGGCGCGCGTGCAGACGCAATTGTCATTTCGCGTGGGCGGCAAGATCATCCAGCGCATGGTCGACGTCGGTGACCGCGTCACTGCCAAACAGGTGTTGGCCAAGCTTGACCCCAAGGATCTGCAAACCAATGTCGATTCGGCCCAGGCTCAGGTCCTCGCCGAACAGGCCCGCGTGAAACAGGCCGCGGCGGCGTTCGTCCGCCAGCAAAAACTGCTGCCCAAGGGCTACACCAGCCAGAGCGAATACGATTCCGCCCAGGCGGCGTTGCGCAGCAGCCAAAGCGCCCTGAGCGCCGCGCAGGCACAACTGGCCAACGCCAAGGATCAACTCAGCTATACCGCGCTGATTGCCGATGCCCCCGGAGTGATCACCGAGCGTCAGGCCGAAGTCGGACAAGTGGTGCAGGCCACCGCACCGATCTTCAGCCTGGCCCGCGATGGCGACCGTGATGCGGTATTCAACGTGTATGAATCGCTGCTGGCCGAGCGCCCTGCGGACAATTCGATCGTGGTCAGCCTGCTCGATAATCCCGAGATCAAAACCACCGGAACCGTGCGTGAAATTACCCCGGCGGTATCGGCGCAATCCGGCACTGTTCAGGTCAAGGTCAGCCTCGACAAACTGCCGCCGGGCATGCAGCTCGGCTCGGTGGTCAGTGCCACAGCGAAAGGTGCGGGCAAGTCGGCGGTGGAGCTGCCGTGGTCGGCGCTGACGAAAAACATCAGCGAGCCAGCAGTCTGGATGGTCGATGACAAGGGCGAGGCGCAGTTGCACACGGTCACGGTCGGTCGCTATCTGACCGGCAAGGTGATCATCAGCGAGGGCCTGAAGGGCGGCGAGAAAGTCATCGTCGCCGGCGGGCAGCTGTTGCACCCCGGGATGAAAGTCGAGATCGCCGAAAACACTTACAAAGACCTGCAACCGGGAGCGCAGCCATGA